The following are from one region of the Vicia villosa cultivar HV-30 ecotype Madison, WI unplaced genomic scaffold, Vvil1.0 ctg.001408F_1_1, whole genome shotgun sequence genome:
- the LOC131635000 gene encoding uncharacterized protein LOC131635000 translates to MVVKMMKWRPWPPPVSKKYEVKLLVRTLRGTDLSPESTFAVEIRWKGPKLALSSLRRNAVVRNFTGEAQAHRVQEDENGVVLWDEEFHSFVSLSSNKDNAFHPWEIAFTVFNGLNQRSKSKVPVVGTGSLNLAEFASVVDQKDFDLSIPLTLPGGSSVEPSLSLTISISLVELRVAQENSELVHKSIVPVQSPLSQSGEASLSEKDEISTIKAGLRKVKILTEFVSTRKSRKPSREEEGSEGNYSARSEDGEYNYPFDSDSLDDFEEGDSHSEEVKEDSTVRKSFSYGKLAFANAGGSFYSSMRVKGDDEDWVYYSNHKSDVGSLPKEESAVSSSEPYVAQSSRRSLLPWRKRKLSFRSPKTKGEPLLKKAYGEEGGDDIDFDRRQLSSSDESISHRSQKNEDESGANRTSVSEFGDDNFAVGSWEQKEVMSRDGHMKLQTQVFFASIDQRSERAAGESACTALVAVIADWFQNNRDLMPIKSQFDSLIRDGSLEWRNLCENQTYRERFPDKHFDLETVVQAKIRPLSVVPEKSFIGFFQPEGMDEGRFDFLHGAMSFDNIWDEISNTEHDSTTNTEPRIFIISWNDHFFILKVEVDAYFIIDTLGERLYEGCNQAYILKFDRNTAIYKMPDVPHPSDENATTTVDQQTVADVLENNDRQIQQINSKESSESVEETEESPKNEQDEDEVVCRGKEACKEYIKSFLAAIPIRELQADVKKGLISTTPLHHRLQIEFHYTQLLLQSCEESSSLAVTEVNT, encoded by the exons ATGGTCGTCAAGATGATGAAATGGAGACCGTGGCCACCTCCAGTTTCGAAAAAGTACGAGGTTAAACTCCTCGTCAGAACTCTCCGCGGCACCGATCTGTCGCCGGAGAGTACATTCGCCGTTGAAATTCGTTGGAAGGGTCCTAAACTTGCTCTGAGCTCTCTTCGGAGGAACGCCGTTGTCAGAAATTTCACCGGCGAGGCTCAGGCTCACCGTGTTCAAGAAGATGAAAACGGTGTCGTTTTGTGGGATGAAGAGTTTCATAGCTTTGTTAGTCTTTCTTCTAATAAAGACAATGCCTTTCATCCTTGGGAGATCGCTTTCACTGTTTTCAAC GGTTTGAATCAGAGGTCAAAGAGTAAGGTTCCTGTGGTGGGAACAGGTTCTTTGAATCTTGCTGAGTTTGCATCTGTGGTTGATCAGAAAGATTTTGATTTGAGTATTCCGCTTACACTTCCTGGTGGTTCTTCTGTTGAGCCTTCTCTTTCACTCACT ATATCAATCAGCTTGGTGGAGCTAAGAGTGGCTCAAGAGAATAGTGAGCTTGTTCATAAGTCAATAGTGCCGGTTCAATCACCTTTGTCTCAGTCAGGAGAAGCTAGCTTGTCGGAGAAAGACGAGATTTCCACCATTAAAGCTGGTCTTAGAAAGGTGAAGATTTTGACCGAGTTTGTATCGACGAGGAAATCAAGGAAACCGAGCCGCGAGGAAGAAGGGAGTGAGGGAAATTACTCTGCCAGGAGTGAGGATGGTGAGTATAATTACCCTTTTGACTCTGACTCCCTTGATGATTTTGAGGAAGGCGATTCGCATTCGGAAGAGGTGAAGGAGGATTCAACTGTGAGGAAGTCGTTCAGTTATGGAAAACTAGCCTTCGCAAACGCTGGTGGGTCGTTTTATTCCAGCATGAGGGTGAAGGGCGATGATGAGGATTGGGTTTACTACAGCAATCACAAATCAGATGTTGGGAGTTTGCCGAAAGAGGAGTCGGCTGTTTCGTCCTCCGAGCCTTATGTAGCGCAAAGTTCAAGGCGTAGCTTATTGCCTTGGAGGAAGAGAAAGTTGAGTTTCAGATCTCCTAAAACTAAAGGAGAACCATTGCTAAAGAAGGCGTACGGAGAAGAAGGTGGTGATGACATTGATTTCGATCGCCGGCAGCTTAGTTCTTCTGATGAATCTATTTCACATAGG TCACAGAAAAATGAAGACGAATCAGGCGCAAATCGAACttcagtgtctgaatttggcgatgACAATTTTGCGGTTGGCAGTTGGGAGCAGAAAGAAGTAATGAGCCGTGATGGCCACATGAAACTTCAGACACAAGTCTTCTTCGCCTCAATTGACCAGAGAAGTGAACGAGCAGCGGGTGAGAGTGCTTGTACAGCTCTGGTTGCAGTAATAGCCGATTGGTTCCAAAACAACCGTGATCTCATGCCAATAAAGTCCCAGTTTGACAGTTTAATTCGAGACGGCTCATTAGAATGGAGAAACTTATGTGAAAATCAGACATACAGGGAACGATTCCCCGACAAACATTTCGATCTCGAAACAGTCGTCCAAGCCAAAATCCGCCCACTTTCCGTAGTTCCTGAAAAGTCCTTCATCGGTTTCTTTCAACCAGAGGGAATGGACGAGGGAAGGTTCGATTTTCTACACGGAGCAATGTCTTTCGATAACATTTGGGATGAAATTAGTAACACCGAACACGACTCCACCACTAACACAGAACCCCGAATTTTTATCATCAGCTGGAACGACCATTTCTTCATCCTCAAAGTCGAAGTCGATGCTTACTTCATCATCGACACTCTCGGCGAGAGGCTCTACGAAGGATGCAATCAAGCATACATCTTGAAATTCGACAGAAACACCGCAATTTACAAAATGCCAGACGTCCCTCATCCATCAGACGAAAACGCAACCACAACCGTCGACCAACAAACTGTCGCAGACGTATTAGAGAACAACGACAGGCAGATTCAGCAAATCAACAGCAAAGAGTCGTCGGAGTCTGTAGAAGAGACAGAAGAATCACCGAAAAACGAGCAAGACGAAGACGAGGTCGTGTGCCGAGGGAAAGAAGCATGCAAAGAATACATAAAAAGTTTCTTAGCAGCTATCCCTATTAGAGAATTACAAGCAGATGTTAAGAAAGGTTTAATATCAACAACTCCACTTCATCATAGGCTACAAATTGAGTTTCACTATACTCAATTGTTGTTGCAGTCTTGTGAAGAATCTTCTTCTCTTGCAGTAACTGAGGTTAACACATAA